The following are encoded together in the Tatumella ptyseos genome:
- the arfB gene encoding alternative ribosome rescue aminoacyl-tRNA hydrolase ArfB codes for MAESSVIIINAQEQIASTEIETSAIRAQGAGGQNVNKVSSAIHLRFDVKNSSLTDNAKNLIMSKRHHLLTEDGVMVIKSQNARSQEKNRALAIERLRLVLAQLLVVSKTRKATKPTKASKLRRLDGKNRASTKKNLRGKVNLD; via the coding sequence ATGGCAGAAAGCAGTGTAATTATTATCAACGCGCAGGAACAGATTGCGAGTACAGAAATCGAAACGTCTGCAATACGTGCGCAAGGAGCGGGTGGCCAAAATGTGAATAAGGTTTCATCCGCCATTCATCTTCGCTTTGATGTGAAAAACTCAAGTCTCACGGACAATGCGAAAAACCTGATTATGAGTAAGCGTCACCATCTATTGACTGAGGATGGAGTGATGGTGATTAAATCACAGAACGCGCGCTCTCAAGAGAAAAATCGGGCCTTGGCGATAGAGCGGCTAAGGTTAGTACTGGCACAATTATTAGTGGTATCAAAAACGCGTAAGGCGACTAAGCCAACAAAGGCTTCTAAACTGCGACGTCTGGATGGAAAAAATCGTGCTTCGACTAAGAAAAACTTACGGGGTAAAGTGAACCTAGATTGA
- a CDS encoding YaeQ family protein: MALKATIFKANVDISDLDRHYYASHTLTLARHPSENDERMMLRLFAWCLYASDRLEFTRGLSSGEEPEIWQHYDHGRPEIWIELGLPDEKRLKKAVSQSSKVVLFTYQSRAAAVWKQQNSDKLSHLKNLTIWHASDEQLMQLAAFAQRNMSLQVTLQEGVIWLSDGSNSAEIELELWQKAV; encoded by the coding sequence ATGGCGTTAAAAGCCACTATATTTAAGGCTAATGTCGATATTTCAGATCTTGATCGACACTACTATGCAAGCCATACCCTAACCTTGGCACGTCATCCCTCAGAAAACGATGAACGGATGATGTTAAGGTTATTTGCTTGGTGCCTTTACGCCTCAGATCGATTGGAATTTACACGCGGGCTCTCTTCGGGTGAAGAGCCTGAAATTTGGCAACACTACGATCATGGTCGTCCAGAGATATGGATTGAGCTCGGCTTACCTGATGAAAAACGTCTAAAAAAAGCCGTTAGTCAATCGTCAAAGGTGGTGTTGTTTACTTACCAATCCCGTGCTGCTGCGGTGTGGAAGCAGCAGAACTCGGATAAGCTCTCACATTTAAAAAATTTGACCATTTGGCATGCTAGCGACGAGCAATTAATGCAGCTTGCAGCGTTCGCACAACGCAATATGTCGTTACAAGTCACCTTACAAGAAGGCGTAATCTGGCTTTCAGATGGAAGTAATAGCGCAGAAATAGAGTTAGAACTATGGCAGAAAGCAGTGTAA